A section of the Acanthochromis polyacanthus isolate Apoly-LR-REF ecotype Palm Island chromosome 1, KAUST_Apoly_ChrSc, whole genome shotgun sequence genome encodes:
- the LOC127537168 gene encoding cingulin-like translates to MYRMEIEMSFNQKIKEVEDRFSGDQDSAEERFQADVLKLEQHYQSELKALSESHVTQKLQWEAEMHKALENIEEQIKMMEEAMEQERERLNEEWTKERQEIESVHSEEMEALMVENKQLQNELDELMSKAQTKEIELSRQLNDLHNRLQESLDTKHELVVQIENKAHETELLLAQTVEDFKQERAELLRNNSELEAKCNEMLSMSERQIMERIELLTERDDLKMKIEELENLLKQAAVDFELERKELQENVSVLEEKLKDNLKNEGEKLQAETDGLKTRIKELEMELNQAAEDFEFERKELQENVAFLEEKCKDNTEDDREELRAENDGLKNRIKELEMELQEVLAAAEKDEKEEMKESNEIEILNVSTLLDQGGDAETNVEAGEDTENVKNVDQQDD, encoded by the coding sequence ATGTACAGGATGGAAATCGAGATGAGCTTCAACCAGAAAATCAAAGAAGTGGAAGATCGTTTCTCAGGTGATCAGGACTCTGCCGAAGAGCGTTTTCAGGCTGACGTTCTGAAACTGGAGCAGCACTACCAAAGTGAGCTGAAGGCTCTTTCTGAAAGCCACGTGACACAGAAGCTCCAATGGGAAGCAGAGATGCATAAAGCTCTAGAGAACATTGaggaacaaataaaaatgatggaGGAGGCCATGGAGCAGGAAAGAGAGAGGCTAAATGAGGAGTGGACGAAAGAACGACAGGAGATAGAAAGTGTTCACAGCGAAGAAATGGAAGCACTGATGGTGGAGAACAAGCAGCTGCAAAATGAGCTGGATGAGTTAATGAGTAAAGCCCAGACTAAAGAAATAGAGCTGAGCAGGCAGCTGAATGACCTCCACAACAGGCTGCAGGAAAGCCTGGACACCAAACATGAGCTGGTTGTTCAGATTGAGAACAAAGCACACGAGACTGAGCTCCTGCTGGCTCAAACAGTGGAGGATTTCAAACAGGAGAGGGCAGAACTTCTGAGAAACAACTCAGAGCTTGAGGCAAAATGCAACGAGATGCTTTCCATGTCCGAGAGGCAGATCATGGAGAGGATCGAACTGTTAACTGAGCGAGATGATTTAAAGATGAAGATAGAAGAGCTGGAGAACCTTCTCAAACAGGCAGCCGTGGATTTTGAGCTTGAACggaaggagctgcaggaaaaTGTGTCCGTTCTGGAGGAGAAGTTAAAAGATAATCTCAAGAACGAGGGAGAAAAGCTTCAAGCAGAGACAGATGGACTTAAAACTAGAATTAAAGAGCTGGAGATGGAGCTGAACCAGGCAGCAGAGGACTTTGAGTTTGAACGGAAGGAACTACAGGAAAATGTGGCTTTTcttgaagaaaaatgtaaagataATACAGAAGATGATAGAGAAGAACTTCGAGCAGAAAACGATGGacttaaaaatagaataaaagaaCTGGAGATGGAACTCCAAGAGGTTTTGGCTGCTGCAGAAAAAGACGAGAAAGAAGAAATGAAGGAGTCGAATGAGATTGAGATACTAAACGTCTCTACTCTCCTCGATCAAGGAGGTGATGCCGAGACAAATGTGGAAGCAGGCGAAGatacagaaaatgtgaaaaatgttgatcaacAAGATGATTAA